A DNA window from Selenomonas sp. oral taxon 126 contains the following coding sequences:
- the flhF gene encoding flagellar biosynthesis protein FlhF, with protein sequence MQVRTVRASSVKEAMEQIKDELGSDAVLLHTKKYREGGVLGGAEMIEVTAAVDETQTRVPHVPSAYVPPAAPILPSNVLNQYRMTGTSAEGAAPMPPQGMQAYETYGGELGAEAYAAPAASVYPAEVYAAAAPTATPAPVPPTTPVYDAAPEAVPPAPAAAESDAAEAPVAQEDERAAERIRLLEDELAQMKTMLASMMAANQPKETISIQDALRRQDVRAELCEELSGKIPVADVNLDSLDPRAARVLSGYLAQVMQFTDGLKVGTHGSRVVAFIGTTGVGKTTTLAKVAAHFVLEQNLKGALITADTYRISAVEQLKKYAEILGLPVEVVYSAADLRKAIARHRSKDFVLVDTAGRSQYNEFQMDELKELLAAHPRMEKHLVVSATTKEEDAAEIMKRFSVCKPDRMIFTKMDETRTIGMVLNLLAGSELPLSFLSNGQSVPDDIIPATADRLAELLLRR encoded by the coding sequence GTGCAGGTCCGAACGGTGCGTGCCTCCTCCGTGAAGGAAGCCATGGAACAGATCAAGGACGAGCTCGGCAGCGATGCCGTCCTCCTCCATACAAAGAAATATCGTGAGGGCGGTGTGCTTGGCGGTGCGGAGATGATCGAGGTGACGGCTGCGGTCGACGAGACGCAGACGCGCGTGCCGCATGTGCCGTCGGCGTACGTGCCGCCTGCCGCGCCGATTCTGCCGTCCAATGTGCTGAATCAGTATCGGATGACGGGCACTTCTGCAGAGGGGGCGGCACCCATGCCGCCGCAGGGGATGCAGGCATATGAGACCTACGGGGGCGAATTGGGGGCAGAGGCGTATGCTGCACCTGCCGCCTCGGTCTATCCCGCGGAGGTGTATGCTGCGGCTGCTCCGACGGCTACACCTGCCCCTGTGCCTCCTACGACGCCGGTCTACGATGCAGCACCCGAAGCCGTTCCGCCCGCGCCTGCAGCGGCGGAATCTGACGCAGCGGAAGCTCCCGTAGCGCAGGAGGATGAGCGTGCGGCGGAGCGGATCAGACTCCTCGAGGATGAGCTCGCGCAGATGAAGACGATGCTCGCCTCCATGATGGCGGCGAATCAGCCGAAGGAAACCATCTCCATACAGGATGCGCTGCGTCGTCAGGATGTGCGTGCCGAACTCTGCGAGGAGCTGTCCGGGAAGATTCCCGTTGCAGATGTGAATCTCGACAGTCTCGACCCGCGTGCCGCGCGTGTCCTTTCCGGCTACCTCGCGCAGGTGATGCAGTTCACGGACGGACTGAAGGTGGGCACACACGGTTCCCGCGTCGTTGCCTTTATCGGGACGACGGGGGTCGGCAAGACGACGACGCTTGCCAAGGTGGCGGCGCATTTCGTCTTGGAGCAAAATCTGAAGGGCGCGCTCATCACCGCAGACACCTACCGCATTTCGGCGGTGGAACAGCTGAAAAAATACGCTGAAATTCTGGGGCTCCCCGTGGAGGTCGTCTACTCCGCAGCCGATCTCAGAAAGGCAATCGCACGCCACCGCAGCAAGGATTTCGTCCTCGTTGATACGGCGGGGCGCAGTCAGTATAATGAGTTTCAGATGGATGAGCTGAAGGAACTGCTCGCTGCGCACCCGCGCATGGAGAAGCATCTCGTCGTCAGCGCGACCACGAAGGAAGAGGATGCGGCGGAGATCATGAAGCGCTTCTCCGTGTGCAAGCCGGATCGCATGATCTTCACGAAGATGGATGAGACGCGGACAATCGGCATGGTGCTCAACCTGCTTGCGGGCAGCGAGCTCCCGCTCTCCTTCCTGTCGAACGGTCAGAGTGTGCCGGATGACATCATTCCGGCGACGGCGGATCGGCTCGCGGAGCTCTTATTGAGGAGATGA
- a CDS encoding MinD/ParA family protein, producing the protein MTDQATRLRQMVGSETTTVSALSPAQAEAWGAVRVIAITSGKGGVGKTNLAVNLAISLQRRGCRVLVIDADLGMANVDILLGTASRKHLLDLLQPQVSLDDVIARTPHGIEYISGGSGIEKALEYDHAEKLLLRQKLADCAARADLILVDTGAGLGRNVMDFILAADEVLLVTTPEPTSLTDAYAVMKAYSIYAAQKNLRLIINRVYEAKESREVAQKLQRAAEKFLHMPVDCLGYVFEDTAVTKAVRRQTPLLKSAPDAAAARCIDALAEALLTGGEMNVKRGWKGFLQQIFKF; encoded by the coding sequence ATGACAGATCAGGCAACGCGGCTGCGTCAGATGGTCGGCTCCGAGACGACGACCGTGTCCGCGCTCTCTCCTGCCCAGGCCGAGGCGTGGGGCGCTGTACGCGTGATTGCAATCACGAGCGGCAAGGGAGGGGTCGGGAAAACCAACCTTGCCGTCAATCTTGCGATCTCTCTGCAACGCAGGGGGTGTCGTGTTCTTGTGATCGATGCCGATCTCGGCATGGCGAATGTGGATATCCTGCTCGGGACGGCCTCACGCAAGCATCTGCTCGACCTCCTTCAGCCGCAGGTCTCGTTGGATGATGTCATCGCCCGGACCCCGCACGGCATCGAGTATATCTCGGGTGGCTCAGGGATTGAAAAGGCGCTTGAATACGATCATGCAGAGAAGCTGTTGCTCCGGCAAAAACTTGCGGACTGCGCCGCGCGTGCCGACCTGATCCTTGTGGATACGGGCGCGGGTCTTGGGCGCAATGTCATGGACTTCATCCTAGCCGCAGATGAAGTGCTGCTCGTAACGACACCGGAGCCGACCTCACTCACGGATGCCTACGCTGTGATGAAGGCATACAGTATCTATGCCGCACAGAAAAATCTCAGACTTATCATCAATCGTGTATACGAGGCGAAGGAGAGCCGAGAAGTTGCGCAGAAGCTCCAGCGTGCGGCAGAAAAATTCCTGCACATGCCCGTGGACTGTCTCGGCTATGTATTCGAGGATACGGCGGTGACGAAGGCCGTGCGGCGTCAGACACCGCTCCTCAAGAGCGCGCCGGATGCAGCGGCAGCACGCTGTATTGATGCCTTGGCAGAGGCGTTGCTCACGGGCGGCGAAATGAATGTGAAACGCGGTTGGAAAGGTTTTTTACAGCAAATTTTTAAGTTTTAA
- a CDS encoding flagellar brake protein, which translates to MAGELVQARGVLSIGQRLEIYFENSEEGAAGYTSRIEDIIGDELVVAMPLDERRVPVIPHTGENLYVLAGGDGCHYRFFSVHRSHGRHEGRIPVLHISLPEVAERFQKRGLFRIRVNLTATVRLVDREGKIDAPKRVPVVDLSGSGLAFVWPKSVPLDSEAALEINDLPGIGTIELMTHVMRCTRIEREEDVPIYHIGVQFQSISRSIRDKIIRYLFQVQRAQVERVKDE; encoded by the coding sequence ATGGCGGGCGAATTGGTACAGGCAAGGGGTGTTTTATCAATCGGGCAGAGGCTGGAAATATATTTTGAAAACAGCGAGGAGGGAGCCGCCGGCTATACGAGTCGTATAGAGGACATTATCGGTGACGAACTCGTTGTAGCCATGCCGCTTGATGAGCGCCGCGTCCCGGTGATCCCGCATACCGGAGAGAATCTCTACGTGCTTGCCGGCGGAGACGGGTGTCACTATCGCTTCTTCAGCGTGCACCGCAGTCATGGACGGCATGAAGGGCGGATTCCCGTTCTTCATATTTCCCTTCCCGAGGTCGCGGAACGCTTTCAAAAGCGTGGTCTTTTCCGCATCAGGGTGAATCTCACTGCAACGGTGCGACTCGTTGACCGCGAAGGGAAGATTGATGCGCCCAAGCGTGTGCCCGTTGTGGATCTCAGCGGCAGCGGTCTTGCGTTCGTATGGCCGAAGTCGGTGCCGCTCGATTCGGAGGCGGCGCTCGAGATCAATGACCTCCCCGGCATTGGGACGATTGAACTCATGACGCACGTCATGCGATGCACGCGCATTGAACGTGAGGAGGATGTGCCGATCTATCACATTGGTGTTCAGTTTCAATCGATTTCGCGCAGCATTAGGGATAAGATCATCCGCTATTTGTTCCAGGTGCAGCGTGCACAGGTGGAGCGCGTAAAAGATGAGTGA
- a CDS encoding CheB methylesterase domain-containing protein: protein MSDTAKTTSAVDSKGALCTRIVVIGSSTGGPQALQTVITGLSEHFPCPVVVVQHMPAGFTNALAGRLHSVAQVNVREARDGELLEPGCVYIAPGSYHLRILHESGVRRIALSDEPPVGNHRPAVNVMYDSVAHLGKDVVAVILTGMGNDGREGMRKIKENGGYCIAQDEATCVVYGMPKSVIDAGLADEICPLPQIASAIEAAVRR, encoded by the coding sequence ATGAGTGACACAGCAAAGACTACGTCTGCAGTTGACAGCAAGGGCGCACTGTGTACGCGGATTGTTGTCATCGGATCGTCGACGGGAGGTCCGCAGGCACTGCAGACGGTCATTACAGGGCTCTCGGAGCATTTTCCCTGCCCTGTTGTTGTCGTGCAGCACATGCCGGCGGGGTTTACGAATGCACTCGCAGGGCGCCTGCACAGCGTTGCACAGGTGAATGTGCGGGAGGCACGGGACGGGGAACTGCTCGAACCTGGTTGCGTCTATATCGCACCGGGGAGCTATCACCTGCGCATTCTGCATGAATCCGGCGTGCGGCGGATTGCGCTCAGCGATGAACCGCCCGTTGGCAACCACCGTCCTGCAGTCAATGTGATGTACGACTCCGTCGCCCATTTGGGAAAGGATGTTGTTGCCGTGATCCTCACGGGGATGGGCAATGACGGGCGCGAAGGGATGCGCAAAATTAAGGAAAATGGCGGCTACTGCATTGCGCAGGATGAAGCAACCTGTGTCGTCTACGGAATGCCAAAATCCGTAATCGACGCGGGGCTGGCCGATGAGATATGCCCATTACCGCAGATTGCAAGCGCGATCGAGGCGGCTGTGAGAAGATAG
- a CDS encoding chemotaxis protein CheA, with amino-acid sequence MDNQYMDMFLDESHEHLQSLNEGLLRLEENMEEIDAVNDIFRNAHTLKGMSATMGFAKIAELTHEMEDVLDLVRKSQLKLNEDIMDTLFKCLDSLEQMVDSVGNGEAEDVVDVSDLVAKLSSISKGTPAPAAAPAAAAPAGAAAPTGAADGTDLELDDIDLDVMKKAKEAGMNLFHVKVTLMETCVLKAARSVMVMHALDEVGDVIKSIPPAEDLEQEKFERSFDVLIATSSDAEAVQNAVDTVSEIEDIAVNAIDPDKVGKEAAPAPAAAPAAPAVSTAKPAAPAAKKESAKPAAAPAKKQHQSQSVRVDIEKLDTLMNLMGELVINKVRLEQIGQTHRMSDLMETLEQMDRVTGDLQNIVMKVRMVPVSAVFNRFPRMVRDVSKELGKDINLTIEGEETELDRTVIDEIGDPIMHLLRNSLDHGVESPDKREAKGKSRVGEVGLIARHEGNNVVIMITDDGAGIDADKIRRKAVEKGMISQDEADRLDDADAVRLIFLPGFSTAEQITDISGRGVGMDVVRSKIEALSGHVDVETHIDEGSVFKIKLPLTLAIIQAMLVQVQEEMYAIPLGSIDSTINIEPTDIQTVQNKEVIVLRGEIIPIIRMEEALQVPHTKDSDELFVVVVHAGEAKAGIVVDNLIGQQEIVIKTLGNLFAGLKLFGGATVLGDGKVALILDVATMIQQ; translated from the coding sequence ATGGATAACCAGTATATGGATATGTTCCTGGATGAGTCGCATGAGCATCTGCAGTCTCTCAATGAAGGTCTGTTGCGTCTCGAGGAGAACATGGAGGAGATTGATGCCGTCAACGACATCTTCCGCAATGCGCATACGCTCAAGGGTATGTCCGCAACGATGGGATTTGCCAAGATTGCAGAACTCACGCATGAGATGGAGGACGTGCTGGATCTCGTTCGTAAGAGCCAGCTGAAACTCAACGAGGACATTATGGACACCCTGTTCAAATGTCTGGACTCGCTTGAGCAGATGGTGGACAGTGTCGGCAACGGCGAGGCAGAGGATGTCGTTGATGTCTCCGACCTCGTGGCAAAGCTGAGCTCCATCTCCAAGGGTACTCCTGCGCCTGCTGCGGCACCTGCTGCAGCTGCCCCTGCCGGTGCGGCTGCGCCGACCGGCGCAGCTGACGGGACGGATCTCGAACTTGATGATATCGATCTCGATGTTATGAAGAAGGCGAAAGAAGCCGGCATGAACTTGTTCCATGTCAAGGTTACCCTGATGGAGACCTGCGTGCTCAAGGCAGCACGCTCCGTCATGGTCATGCACGCGCTGGATGAGGTCGGCGATGTCATCAAGAGCATCCCGCCTGCCGAAGATCTCGAGCAGGAGAAGTTCGAGCGCAGCTTTGACGTGCTCATTGCTACGAGCAGCGATGCCGAGGCCGTGCAGAACGCTGTGGATACAGTCTCCGAGATCGAGGACATCGCGGTAAACGCCATTGATCCTGACAAGGTCGGCAAAGAGGCGGCTCCTGCACCTGCGGCAGCGCCCGCTGCACCTGCGGTGTCTACGGCAAAGCCCGCAGCCCCTGCGGCCAAAAAGGAGTCTGCAAAGCCGGCTGCCGCTCCTGCAAAGAAGCAGCATCAGAGCCAGAGCGTCCGCGTCGATATCGAAAAACTCGACACGCTCATGAACCTCATGGGCGAGTTGGTTATCAATAAAGTGCGTCTCGAGCAGATCGGCCAGACGCACCGCATGAGTGATCTCATGGAGACGCTCGAGCAGATGGATCGTGTGACGGGCGATCTGCAGAACATCGTCATGAAGGTGCGCATGGTTCCGGTCAGCGCCGTATTCAACCGTTTCCCGCGCATGGTGCGCGACGTGTCGAAGGAGCTCGGCAAGGACATCAACCTCACGATCGAGGGCGAGGAGACAGAGCTTGACCGTACCGTTATCGACGAGATCGGCGATCCGATCATGCATCTCTTGCGCAATTCGCTCGACCACGGTGTCGAGAGCCCCGACAAGCGCGAGGCAAAGGGCAAGTCGCGCGTTGGTGAGGTCGGACTTATCGCGCGTCACGAGGGCAACAACGTCGTCATCATGATTACGGATGACGGCGCTGGCATCGATGCGGACAAGATTCGCCGTAAGGCAGTCGAGAAGGGGATGATCTCGCAGGACGAGGCAGACCGTCTCGACGATGCGGACGCCGTGCGCCTCATCTTCCTGCCGGGCTTCTCCACGGCGGAGCAGATCACGGACATCTCCGGACGTGGCGTCGGCATGGACGTTGTGCGCAGCAAGATCGAGGCGCTCTCCGGACACGTCGACGTGGAGACGCATATCGACGAGGGCTCCGTCTTCAAGATCAAACTGCCGCTCACACTCGCAATTATCCAGGCGATGCTTGTGCAGGTGCAGGAGGAGATGTATGCCATCCCGCTTGGCTCCATCGACAGCACGATCAACATCGAACCCACGGATATTCAGACCGTCCAGAACAAGGAGGTCATCGTCCTGCGCGGGGAGATCATCCCGATTATCCGCATGGAGGAGGCGCTCCAGGTGCCGCATACAAAGGACTCCGACGAACTCTTTGTCGTTGTCGTCCATGCGGGCGAGGCGAAGGCGGGCATTGTCGTCGACAATCTGATTGGCCAGCAGGAAATCGTTATCAAGACGCTCGGCAATCTCTTCGCCGGACTCAAGCTCTTCGGCGGAGCGACCGTTCTCGGCGACGGCAAGGTTGCACTGATTCTCGATGTCGCGACGATGATACAGCAGTAA
- a CDS encoding chemotaxis protein CheW: MAEDMNQGNAPQNSQYVAFNLRDEEYGVSILNVQEIRNLTDITRVPFAADFIKGVINLRGSVLPVIDLKQRLGLAETPYTDRTRIVTVSVEDVHVGMLVDAVTEVLSLENAPVDTKKATNARESSKFLSGIGNINGRLIVLLNLEEIVGLPKEAK, encoded by the coding sequence ATGGCAGAGGATATGAATCAGGGAAATGCGCCGCAGAACTCGCAGTATGTGGCATTTAATCTTCGCGATGAAGAATACGGCGTCAGCATTCTGAACGTGCAGGAGATCCGCAATTTGACGGATATCACGCGTGTTCCGTTTGCGGCGGACTTTATCAAGGGCGTCATCAATCTGCGCGGTTCGGTGCTCCCCGTCATCGATCTCAAGCAGCGCCTCGGGCTCGCGGAGACACCGTATACCGATCGCACGCGCATTGTCACGGTCTCCGTCGAGGATGTTCACGTCGGCATGCTCGTCGATGCGGTGACGGAGGTTCTGAGCCTCGAGAATGCACCCGTTGATACGAAGAAGGCGACGAATGCGCGCGAGAGCAGCAAATTCCTCAGCGGCATTGGCAACATCAACGGCAGACTTATTGTCCTCCTCAATCTGGAGGAAATCGTGGGACTGCCGAAGGAAGCAAAATAA
- a CDS encoding chemotaxis protein CheC, with the protein MSVDENLTELSELQLDVLREIGNVGAGNSATALSRLIQRRIEMNVPHVALVPIEDVPEFVGGPELVVVGIFLRVYGKAPSNILFLIPRESAFALVDTLLGRERGETTELDTMDESALMEIGNILAGSYLNAFYTFTGMSMLPSIPALAVDMAGAILNVVLVQLGEMGDHALLIETNFVAEDRSINGHFFLVPDPGSLGTIMNAVGVG; encoded by the coding sequence ATGAGTGTAGATGAGAATCTGACAGAACTGTCAGAGCTGCAGCTGGATGTGCTTAGAGAGATCGGGAATGTCGGTGCGGGGAACTCCGCAACGGCACTTTCCCGTCTCATTCAGCGTCGTATTGAGATGAATGTGCCCCATGTGGCACTCGTTCCAATTGAAGATGTACCGGAATTTGTCGGCGGACCGGAACTGGTTGTCGTCGGTATTTTCCTGCGCGTTTACGGCAAGGCTCCAAGCAACATTCTCTTCCTCATCCCGCGCGAGAGTGCCTTTGCACTTGTGGACACGCTGCTCGGACGGGAGCGCGGGGAGACGACAGAGCTCGATACCATGGATGAATCGGCTCTGATGGAGATCGGCAACATCCTTGCCGGTTCCTATCTGAATGCGTTCTACACATTTACGGGCATGAGTATGCTGCCGTCGATTCCTGCACTTGCCGTGGATATGGCAGGTGCTATTCTCAATGTCGTTTTGGTTCAGCTCGGCGAGATGGGAGATCATGCGCTTCTCATCGAGACAAATTTTGTTGCGGAGGATCGGAGCATCAACGGACATTTCTTTCTTGTCCCGGATCCCGGGTCTCTTGGCACCATTATGAATGCGGTAGGAGTTGGATGA
- a CDS encoding chemotaxis protein CheD, with protein sequence MPDLIKVGMADYKVGAAPSTLISYGLGSCIGLSLYDPQAKVGGLLHYMLPDSKQARPSDTPAKFIDTGFPLMLADVLRLGAVKSRLVAKIAGGAQMFAFSNTTSVMRVGERNAQAAKELLAQNGIRLIAEDTGLNYGRTVSIDLNDGTYTVKTVSKGDKTI encoded by the coding sequence ATGCCGGATTTGATAAAAGTCGGTATGGCCGACTACAAAGTCGGCGCAGCTCCGTCCACACTCATCAGCTACGGACTGGGCTCCTGTATCGGGCTTTCCCTTTATGATCCCCAGGCAAAGGTGGGGGGACTTCTCCACTATATGCTGCCGGACAGCAAACAGGCGCGCCCCTCGGACACACCTGCAAAATTTATCGACACGGGATTTCCGCTGATGCTCGCGGATGTTCTGAGACTTGGCGCCGTCAAATCCCGTCTTGTTGCGAAGATTGCCGGCGGAGCCCAAATGTTCGCGTTCTCGAATACAACGAGCGTCATGCGCGTGGGCGAACGCAATGCACAGGCGGCGAAGGAGCTGCTTGCCCAGAACGGCATCCGTCTCATCGCGGAGGATACCGGACTCAACTATGGGCGTACGGTGTCGATTGATCTCAATGATGGAACATATACGGTGAAGACGGTCAGCAAGGGCGATAAGACAATATAG
- a CDS encoding sigma factor: MTAQPAEDIDALWRAYETEKTVDVRNRIAEHYLPLVRLVAGRIAISLPQHVDREDLLSSGFFGLLDAIERYELARGNKFETYAGVRVRGAMLDHLRAKDWI, translated from the coding sequence ATGACGGCACAGCCGGCAGAAGATATCGATGCCCTGTGGCGGGCGTATGAGACGGAAAAGACCGTTGACGTACGCAACCGGATCGCCGAGCACTATCTTCCCCTTGTCCGCCTTGTTGCCGGGCGCATTGCAATCAGTCTCCCGCAGCATGTTGACCGTGAGGATCTCCTCAGCAGCGGATTCTTCGGCCTCTTGGATGCGATTGAGCGCTACGAGCTCGCGCGCGGCAATAAATTTGAGACCTATGCCGGTGTGCGTGTCCGAGGTGCTATGCTCGATCATCTGCGTGCAAAGGACTGGATT
- a CDS encoding sigma-70 family RNA polymerase sigma factor, with protein sequence CIRDRCSIICVQRTGLPSVRQNIKKYEKAVARLEGELGRTATDEELAAELELSIEGLHHLEGQVSAATIIPLEEYLRTDAPVSLDDGPVEHAEWTEIKETLAAAIEKLPEKERTVVALYYYDEMTLKEIAAILHLSEARISQLHTKAIFRMRGSLARMNDDL encoded by the coding sequence TGTGTATAAGAGACAGATGCTCGATCATCTGCGTGCAAAGGACTGGATTGCCGTCAGTGCGTCAGAATATTAAAAAATACGAGAAAGCGGTTGCACGCCTCGAAGGGGAACTGGGACGCACGGCGACAGATGAGGAGCTTGCCGCAGAACTCGAGCTGAGCATCGAGGGGCTTCACCACCTCGAGGGACAGGTCAGTGCGGCGACCATCATCCCGCTGGAGGAGTATCTGCGCACAGACGCGCCAGTCTCTCTGGATGATGGCCCTGTGGAACATGCGGAGTGGACGGAGATCAAGGAAACCCTTGCCGCTGCAATCGAAAAACTCCCTGAGAAGGAGCGTACCGTTGTGGCGCTCTACTACTACGATGAGATGACGCTCAAGGAAATTGCTGCAATCCTGCACCTCTCGGAGGCGCGGATCTCACAGCTTCACACGAAGGCAATCTTCCGCATGCGCGGTTCGCTTGCGCGGATGAATGACGATTTATAA
- a CDS encoding DUF342 domain-containing protein: protein MDRTVGGLREGFQLTIKADGTYLTVYPESADSNLIDLPTLKQRLENEGVADYDVIQLARLVRAADGFEERLELSAEDGDENTVIPFNIEISRDGMTAAVRFDDKKGNLPPDVSDVLDALAAKKVVYGIDREAIGRGVARLTPFIAARGTAPEAGTDARVERKFDMGEKGRPAARAYDRVDYKDMNIFIRAQIGDVLAVHIPETPGIPGKNVLGEEIPPKPGKPATLPQGKNTKIVNSHELVALIDGQIVDDGKKISVDPHLVIDSSVDVGTGNVDFAGSIEIKGDVESGFIVKATGDIEIKGMVGGAQVEGRNVIVHGGIRGMNIGRIHALEDVSISFVENANIAAGRDIFVNDVVLHSEMRAGHHVLVEGRRGIITGGKVGAGESIRAKVFGNAFYVQTNLDVGIDPNLKHRYDTLSKECQTAMKQLTELRLSLATLKKQPLMSLPPRRREQLVEMTHAQFPLAGKIKKMQEELEQMEEELEQMKNGSISASDTIYPGVNATISGVKKVVEEELRHARLQMLNGEIAVGIF from the coding sequence ATGGATCGAACCGTTGGGGGACTGCGTGAGGGATTTCAGCTGACGATCAAGGCTGATGGAACATATCTGACCGTCTATCCGGAGAGTGCGGACAGCAACCTCATTGACCTTCCGACACTCAAGCAGCGTCTTGAGAATGAGGGTGTTGCGGATTACGATGTGATCCAGTTGGCTCGTCTTGTGCGTGCTGCGGACGGCTTTGAGGAGCGCTTGGAACTGTCCGCAGAAGATGGGGACGAAAATACAGTTATTCCCTTCAATATTGAAATCTCACGTGATGGAATGACTGCGGCGGTGCGCTTCGATGACAAGAAGGGGAATCTGCCGCCTGATGTCTCCGATGTATTGGATGCGCTCGCTGCCAAGAAGGTTGTCTACGGCATTGACCGCGAGGCAATTGGGCGTGGCGTGGCGCGGCTGACCCCGTTTATCGCGGCACGCGGCACTGCACCAGAGGCCGGCACGGATGCACGCGTTGAGCGGAAATTCGACATGGGGGAGAAGGGGCGCCCTGCTGCACGTGCCTATGACCGCGTGGACTACAAGGATATGAACATCTTTATCCGCGCACAGATTGGTGATGTGCTTGCTGTTCACATTCCCGAAACACCGGGAATTCCAGGAAAAAATGTGCTTGGCGAGGAAATTCCGCCGAAGCCCGGCAAACCGGCAACTCTTCCGCAAGGAAAGAATACAAAGATTGTAAACAGTCATGAACTCGTTGCACTCATCGACGGCCAGATTGTGGACGACGGGAAGAAAATCAGCGTCGACCCGCACCTCGTGATTGATTCGAGCGTCGATGTCGGAACGGGCAATGTTGATTTTGCGGGCAGCATTGAGATCAAGGGGGATGTGGAGAGCGGGTTCATCGTCAAGGCGACCGGAGACATCGAGATCAAAGGCATGGTTGGCGGTGCGCAGGTCGAGGGGCGCAATGTCATTGTTCACGGCGGGATTCGCGGCATGAACATCGGCAGGATTCATGCGCTCGAGGATGTCAGCATCTCCTTCGTCGAGAATGCGAACATTGCCGCAGGAAGAGATATCTTCGTGAACGATGTCGTCCTGCATTCCGAGATGCGTGCGGGACATCACGTTCTCGTCGAGGGGCGGCGCGGCATCATTACGGGGGGGAAAGTCGGGGCGGGTGAGTCCATCCGCGCAAAGGTTTTTGGCAACGCCTTTTATGTGCAGACCAATCTGGATGTCGGCATCGATCCAAATCTGAAGCATCGTTATGACACGCTTTCCAAAGAGTGTCAGACGGCGATGAAGCAGCTGACGGAGCTTCGCCTCTCGCTCGCAACACTCAAGAAACAGCCTCTGATGAGTCTTCCGCCGCGCCGCAGGGAGCAGCTCGTCGAGATGACGCACGCACAGTTCCCTCTTGCCGGCAAGATCAAGAAGATGCAGGAGGAACTCGAGCAGATGGAGGAAGAACTCGAGCAGATGAAGAATGGCTCGATTTCTGCTTCGGACACGATCTATCCCGGGGTCAATGCCACGATCAGCGGTGTGAAGAAGGTGGTCGAGGAGGAACTGCGTCATGCACGGCTGCAGATGCTGAATGGGGAGATTGCTGTAGGAATCTTTTGA
- a CDS encoding NfeD family protein — MNLIVDNGVLQVLLVAVMFLSIMVEIKTGGLGVGVLLGIVAAAVFWGSQYTRGLVELYHIAVFLAGVLMIIVEILLPTVGLLAGLGVAAMLYSIVLALGGDIGALAALGIALVISVVLFLLIVSRLPSSKLWNKIVLQKSSRTEEGYVSAAERSELVGKMGEVLTELRPSGTARIDGRPVDVISEGAYIQKGKQIVVLSVNGSRVVVREA; from the coding sequence ATGAATCTGATTGTGGACAACGGCGTTCTGCAAGTCCTGCTCGTTGCCGTCATGTTTCTCTCCATCATGGTGGAGATCAAGACGGGCGGGCTTGGCGTAGGCGTCCTGCTCGGCATTGTTGCTGCGGCGGTCTTCTGGGGCAGCCAATACACGCGGGGGCTTGTGGAACTCTATCACATTGCGGTCTTTCTCGCGGGCGTGCTCATGATCATTGTGGAGATCCTGCTGCCGACTGTGGGACTGCTCGCGGGGCTCGGCGTTGCGGCAATGCTCTACAGCATTGTGCTCGCACTCGGCGGGGATATCGGCGCGCTTGCAGCGCTCGGCATTGCCCTCGTGATCTCCGTTGTGCTCTTCCTGCTGATCGTCTCGCGTCTGCCGTCGAGCAAATTGTGGAACAAGATTGTGCTGCAAAAGAGCTCACGCACGGAGGAGGGCTATGTCAGCGCGGCGGAGCGATCCGAACTTGTAGGGAAGATGGGCGAGGTGCTCACGGAGCTGCGTCCCTCGGGGACGGCGCGCATCGACGGCCGCCCCGTGGATGTGATCTCGGAGGGCGCGTATATTCAAAAGGGGAAGCAGATTGTTGTCCTGTCCGTGAACGGCAGCCGCGTCGTTGTGCGCGAGGCATAG